Proteins encoded in a region of the Pelobates fuscus isolate aPelFus1 chromosome 11, aPelFus1.pri, whole genome shotgun sequence genome:
- the LOC134577344 gene encoding zonadhesin-like: MTSRQLLVLGLVFAISFAIIGKLDATSVRPTCPPGKIFRCANDCLDSCPFVSFNKICTMHCGFKCACPPNTYLQDNTCVPASQCRVDCPPNSHADHCPRFQDVHCETLKKERVPNNKCYPRCVCNGGYVKSGSKCVKISECPKKGK, from the exons ATGACGAGCAGGCAGTTGTTGGTTCTGGGGCTGGTGTTTG CAATTTCCTTTGCAATAATTGGGAAGCTGGATGCTACATCTGTTCGACCAA CATGTCCTCCTGGCAAGATTTTTAGATGTGCCAATGATTGCTTAGATTCCTGTCCATTTGTAAGCTTCAACAAAATATGCACTATGCATTGTGGCTTTAAGTGTGCGTGCCCACCAAATACTTACCTCCAAGACAATACCTGCGTTCCTGCCTCCCAGTGCCGCGTTGACTGCCCTCCAAACTCGCACGCTGACCATTGTCCACGCTTCCAGGATGTCCACTGTGAAACCCTGAAGAAGGAGCGGGTGCCAAATAACAAGTGCTACCCTCGTTGTGTCTGTAATGGGGGATACGTCAAATCAGGATCCAAATGTGTGAAAATTAGTGAATgtccaaagaaaggaaaataa